From the genome of Acidobacteriota bacterium, one region includes:
- a CDS encoding 1-(5-phosphoribosyl)-5-[(5-phosphoribosylamino)methylideneamino] imidazole-4-carboxamide isomerase: MLIPAIDLRDGQVVQLVQGKRLALATDDWQSWVERFRPFPKVQLIDLDAAMERGANDALMRKICAEKACRVGGGIRSIDRATHVLSLGATHVIVSSALFRDGLLDLDFAATLADTIGRERIIAAVDSSQGVVTIRGWQEATRVTAVEAARALEPFCDEFLYTNVDTEGLMQGIPIDAVRAVRNATTRRVVAAGGITTQDEIDALDAMDVDAVVGMAIYTGRLSLKLPGA; the protein is encoded by the coding sequence ATGCTGATTCCCGCAATCGATCTCCGCGACGGCCAGGTGGTGCAACTGGTCCAGGGCAAACGTCTCGCGCTGGCCACCGACGACTGGCAGTCATGGGTGGAGCGCTTCCGCCCGTTCCCGAAGGTGCAGCTCATCGACCTCGACGCGGCGATGGAGCGCGGCGCGAACGACGCACTGATGCGGAAGATCTGCGCCGAGAAGGCGTGCCGCGTTGGTGGGGGCATCCGCTCCATCGATCGTGCAACGCACGTCCTCTCGCTCGGCGCCACGCACGTGATCGTGAGCTCGGCGCTGTTCAGGGACGGGCTGCTGGATCTCGACTTCGCGGCCACGCTGGCCGACACGATCGGACGTGAGCGGATCATCGCCGCGGTCGACAGCTCGCAGGGCGTCGTCACGATCCGGGGCTGGCAGGAAGCGACGCGCGTGACCGCCGTCGAAGCGGCGCGTGCACTCGAACCGTTCTGCGACGAGTTCCTCTACACGAACGTGGACACCGAGGGGCTGATGCAGGGCATCCCGATCGACGCCGTTCGCGCCGTCCGCAACGCCACCACGCGCCGCGTCGTCGCCGCCGGCGGCATCACCACGCAGGACGAGATCGATGCGCTCGATGCCATGGACGTCGACGCCGTCGTCGGCATGGCCATCTACACGGGACGCCTCAGCTTGAAGCTGCCAGGCGCCTGA
- a CDS encoding cupin domain-containing protein: MQRIGLGLTLGLGIAIGAVGATWAQGPAAIMGSRAVDWKDMKARTTKIGEYRQVFQDRTATLDELELHVTTLLPGQSPHAPHQHPDEEVLIIQKGTVETFLGDRTQVVGPGSVIFQAANQPHAIRNVGTEPAVYHVIKWNSPGMKFKK, from the coding sequence ATGCAACGCATCGGTCTGGGGCTGACGCTCGGTCTTGGTATCGCCATCGGCGCCGTTGGCGCGACGTGGGCGCAGGGGCCTGCCGCGATCATGGGATCGCGCGCCGTCGACTGGAAGGACATGAAGGCGCGGACGACGAAGATCGGTGAGTATCGCCAGGTGTTCCAGGACCGCACCGCGACGCTCGACGAGCTGGAGCTCCACGTGACGACGCTGCTGCCGGGGCAGAGCCCGCACGCGCCGCACCAGCATCCCGATGAAGAGGTGCTGATCATCCAGAAAGGGACCGTCGAGACATTCCTCGGCGATCGCACGCAGGTGGTCGGACCGGGGTCGGTGATCTTTCAGGCAGCCAACCAGCCGCACGCCATCCGCAACGTGGGCACGGAGCCTGCCGTGTACCACGTCATCAAGTGGAACTCGCCGGGGATGAAGTTCAAAAAATAG
- a CDS encoding O-antigen ligase family protein, protein MRVLLTRASLAILPLAVWPGLEQPFSDPKLAWLVVMTVALWAVPLKGGHPRRHDAAAGASNGRPCDGAQAGAVRPSTAAHVRPTVVVVTLAWVAVVLVSGMAAALPSFEAMALAITAPMFAWALARHDMPVERLLRAQVLGATGCAIVALAQWCGFDPFAVIGWHAPIDGASVRMRVYGTLGNPNFVGVLMASTLPLTAGLLAPAVSERTIDWRRAWPYVAAAVLQALALVATGSRGAVLGLAAAMALYAALRWSRRVRLGLAAVVAFALLAVLVSPARPLDTTVAGRLHLWRIVARHAIDAPIVGLGPGAVPLKFAEWQRSAARDGVRDARFAGLTDHVHNDYLEVLVERGVPGLLTLCLPLALVGLTVVRAPRPVSPLLAGTAAAVAAGAACAIVDFPLARPAELTWWWVAVVMTLQASPAASAVPPLRHV, encoded by the coding sequence ATGCGCGTCCTGCTCACCCGGGCCAGCCTCGCGATCCTGCCGCTGGCGGTCTGGCCGGGACTCGAGCAGCCGTTCTCGGACCCGAAGCTGGCGTGGCTGGTCGTCATGACTGTTGCCCTGTGGGCCGTGCCGTTGAAGGGCGGCCACCCCCGCCGCCACGACGCGGCGGCGGGGGCAAGCAATGGCCGTCCCTGCGACGGTGCGCAGGCAGGCGCGGTGCGCCCGTCGACTGCCGCGCATGTCAGGCCGACCGTCGTCGTCGTGACGCTTGCGTGGGTGGCCGTCGTGCTCGTGTCCGGGATGGCCGCGGCGCTGCCGTCGTTCGAGGCGATGGCGCTGGCCATCACGGCGCCGATGTTCGCGTGGGCGCTGGCACGCCACGACATGCCCGTGGAGCGCCTCCTGCGCGCGCAGGTGCTCGGTGCCACGGGCTGCGCCATCGTCGCGCTCGCGCAGTGGTGCGGCTTCGATCCGTTCGCGGTGATCGGCTGGCACGCGCCGATCGACGGCGCCAGCGTGCGCATGCGCGTCTACGGCACGCTCGGCAATCCGAACTTCGTCGGGGTGCTGATGGCGTCGACACTGCCGCTGACCGCCGGGCTGCTCGCGCCGGCCGTTAGCGAGCGGACCATCGACTGGCGACGCGCATGGCCGTACGTGGCAGCGGCCGTGCTCCAGGCCCTGGCACTCGTTGCCACGGGATCGCGCGGTGCCGTGCTCGGCCTCGCCGCCGCGATGGCGCTCTACGCCGCCCTGCGCTGGTCGCGCCGCGTGCGCCTGGGACTCGCGGCCGTCGTCGCGTTCGCGCTGCTTGCGGTGCTCGTCTCACCCGCCCGTCCGCTCGACACGACTGTCGCCGGCCGTCTCCATCTCTGGCGCATCGTCGCGCGGCATGCCATCGACGCGCCGATCGTCGGGCTCGGTCCGGGAGCGGTGCCCTTGAAGTTCGCCGAATGGCAGCGCTCGGCCGCGCGCGACGGCGTGCGCGATGCGCGCTTTGCCGGACTCACGGACCACGTGCACAACGACTACCTCGAAGTGCTCGTCGAACGCGGCGTGCCGGGCCTGCTCACGCTCTGCCTGCCGCTGGCGCTGGTGGGCCTGACGGTGGTCCGCGCGCCCCGCCCCGTCTCGCCGCTCCTGGCCGGCACCGCGGCTGCCGTCGCCGCCGGCGCCGCGTGCGCGATCGTGGACTTCCCGCTGGCACGCCCCGCGGAACTCACCTGGTGGTGGGTGGCCGTGGTGATGACGCTGCAGGCCTCGCCCGCCGCATCCGCCGTCCCTCCGCTTCGTCACGTTTGA
- a CDS encoding MFS transporter has protein sequence MSGTATSRWLDHLGLGRPELRAWALYDWANSAFITTIVAAVFPIYYNNVAARGIAPETAAFNFSMGTTIALAASALVAPVLGAIADHRPYKKRFLGLFMVAGALASMAMATIGEGDWRLAIGLFMVGNIAVSASIAFYDSLLPHVAAPGELDRVSSSGYALGYLGGGLLLALNLAWILQPAWFGIRDAGVATRLSFFSVGVWWIVFSIPLLRRVPEPAIAGGGQASIGAATRRALAGLRQTFTHLRQYRQAFLMLLAFLIYNDGIGTIIRMASLYGAQIGIAEHHLIAALLLVQFVGVPFAFVFGWLAGRMGAKRAIFLALAVYTGISVLGFFMASAVHFYALAILVGMVQGGSQALSRSLFASLIPRERSSEFFGFFAVTERTAGILGPLTFAAAIALTGSSRGAILSVIVFFIAGALILARVDVDAGQRAVINAGG, from the coding sequence GTGAGCGGAACAGCAACGAGCCGCTGGCTGGACCACCTGGGTCTCGGCCGGCCCGAACTGCGGGCGTGGGCGCTCTACGACTGGGCCAACTCCGCGTTCATCACGACGATCGTCGCGGCGGTCTTTCCCATCTACTACAACAACGTGGCGGCGCGCGGCATCGCGCCCGAGACCGCCGCGTTCAACTTCAGCATGGGCACGACGATCGCGCTGGCCGCGAGCGCACTCGTCGCGCCGGTGCTCGGCGCCATCGCCGACCACCGGCCGTACAAGAAGCGCTTCCTCGGTCTCTTCATGGTGGCCGGAGCACTCGCCTCGATGGCGATGGCGACGATCGGCGAGGGCGACTGGCGTCTGGCCATCGGCTTGTTCATGGTGGGCAACATCGCCGTGAGCGCGTCGATCGCGTTCTACGATTCCCTGCTGCCGCACGTGGCCGCGCCCGGGGAGCTCGATCGGGTCTCCTCATCCGGCTACGCGCTCGGCTACCTGGGCGGCGGACTGTTGCTGGCGCTGAATCTTGCGTGGATTCTGCAACCGGCGTGGTTCGGGATCCGCGATGCGGGCGTCGCGACACGGCTCTCGTTCTTCAGCGTCGGCGTGTGGTGGATCGTGTTCTCGATTCCGCTGCTGCGCAGGGTGCCGGAGCCGGCGATCGCCGGTGGCGGCCAGGCCTCGATCGGCGCGGCAACGCGGCGTGCGCTCGCGGGTCTCCGGCAGACGTTCACGCACCTGCGTCAGTATCGTCAGGCGTTCCTGATGCTGCTGGCGTTCCTCATCTACAACGACGGCATCGGCACGATCATCCGGATGGCGTCGCTCTACGGCGCGCAGATCGGCATCGCAGAGCACCACCTGATCGCGGCGCTGCTGCTCGTGCAGTTCGTCGGCGTACCGTTTGCGTTCGTCTTCGGCTGGCTGGCGGGGCGCATGGGTGCCAAACGCGCGATCTTCCTGGCGCTCGCGGTGTACACGGGCATCAGCGTGCTCGGGTTCTTCATGGCCAGTGCCGTGCACTTCTACGCGCTCGCGATCCTCGTCGGGATGGTACAGGGCGGCAGCCAGGCACTCTCGCGATCGCTCTTCGCCAGCCTGATTCCTCGCGAGCGATCGTCGGAGTTCTTCGGCTTCTTCGCCGTCACCGAACGTACGGCGGGCATCCTCGGCCCGCTCACGTTTGCCGCCGCGATCGCGCTCACAGGATCGAGCCGCGGCGCGATCCTGTCGGTGATCGTCTTCTTCATCGCCGGTGCCCTGATCCTCGCGCGCGTCGACGTGGACGCGGGTCAACGCGCGGTGATCAATGCCGGGGGCTGA
- the hisF gene encoding imidazole glycerol phosphate synthase subunit HisF, which translates to MLSKRIIACLDVRDGQVVKGVNFEGLRNAGDPAELARRYNVEGIDELVILDVTATLEKRRTMARTVATVAKELFIPLAVGGGIASEDDAAAAVEAGADKVGINSAAVANPALITTLARRYGSQAIVVAIDARLEGDRFSVYVRSGSTPTGRDAVEWAREAADRGAGEILLTSIDKDGTRSGFDLPMTAAVSMAVGIPVIASGGAGTFEHFSDVFTTGRADAALAASVFHFSEHAVSELKAHLHAQGIPVRQD; encoded by the coding sequence ATGCTGTCCAAGCGCATCATCGCGTGCCTCGACGTGCGCGACGGACAGGTGGTCAAGGGCGTCAACTTCGAGGGACTGCGCAACGCTGGCGATCCCGCCGAACTCGCGCGCCGGTACAACGTCGAGGGCATCGACGAGCTCGTCATCCTCGACGTGACGGCAACGCTCGAGAAGCGGCGGACGATGGCGCGCACTGTCGCGACAGTCGCGAAGGAGCTGTTCATCCCGCTCGCCGTCGGCGGAGGCATCGCGTCGGAGGACGATGCCGCTGCCGCGGTGGAGGCGGGCGCCGACAAGGTCGGCATCAACAGCGCCGCCGTCGCCAATCCCGCGCTCATCACCACGCTTGCCCGCCGCTACGGCTCACAGGCCATCGTCGTGGCGATCGACGCCAGGCTCGAAGGCGATCGCTTCAGCGTGTACGTGCGCAGCGGATCGACGCCGACGGGACGCGACGCCGTCGAGTGGGCGCGTGAAGCCGCCGATCGCGGTGCTGGCGAGATTCTCCTGACGTCGATCGACAAGGACGGGACGCGCAGCGGTTTCGACCTGCCGATGACTGCCGCCGTGTCGATGGCCGTCGGCATCCCCGTCATCGCGTCTGGCGGCGCGGGCACGTTCGAGCATTTCTCGGACGTCTTCACCACCGGTCGCGCCGACGCGGCGCTCGCGGCGTCTGTCTTCCATTTCAGCGAACACGCCGTGAGCGAGCTCAAGGCGCACCTCCACGCGCAGGGCATTCCGGTGCGGCAGGATTGA
- a CDS encoding M28 family peptidase has protein sequence MPQCSRRRRLVLVLAVAGLLSGGCAGDDPFNVDNVRAHVERLTSNGSRWTGTSSNEKARAYAIETLQLYGFDVRVQEADAAWREGGVTTRLSNIIAIKPGTHQDAIGLVSHIDSVAWGPGAGDDAIGTAVLLESARVLGARQEPRYSLMLLVTDGEEHGLMGARALLDDPEVRARLRTFINLEAIGTSSPFILFETGPGTSPALRAWASATRPRGGSYMQSIYDALPNDTDFSVLKELPGVSGVNFAAAGDGYTYHTDRDRADRVTTGVLREAGRNVFDIVSGLDAMTTLAPEPASPMYFSLLDRTAFLTSLRTGVAIGWLAVVLGALAWVGMLRRVVRNGGVRHAFVTIAWATLAAAAVFGALVAAVWLLRAGRAELHPWFAHPWRLFAFMTVMVVTVTWLVRRLATALPPALRPDGTPFGVWYAALPVWILMLVAALLHAPAASYLVSMPLLAAALLAGPAVGVAGTGDALRTWPARVASALVAMLVWILWAPDLVVLLPFVVTLLGRLPVVTPTWVYPVAFFVAGIVLWPPMLAVLVGRVQWRLAHSVAGSVLMVALVVSGLLAWMAPAFTAERPQQRSAMFIDDRVRQTAQWALYGNEPGVDIGPGGPADVAWEGVDGLAIAGALVAPKAHLFRARVPNPSSPAPVTVTATVARGQGDADVEVTVVPVDPDWSSMAIVLPESLVPTRSSLAGRTRADRWQAWMTAVPADGMTWRATIPSGQADRLSAMEVWVSRFTLPDAVPGGQVPAWLQAPHTAWMTQHLVMLPVIANQVQQVAMPLAPLVLPVPSSTPANAAPLQPAATPGTGGPR, from the coding sequence ATGCCTCAGTGCTCCCGGCGGCGCCGCCTTGTGCTCGTGCTCGCGGTGGCCGGACTCCTCTCCGGCGGATGCGCCGGCGACGATCCTTTCAACGTCGACAACGTCCGCGCCCACGTCGAACGACTGACCTCCAACGGCAGCCGCTGGACGGGCACCTCGTCGAATGAGAAGGCTCGCGCCTACGCGATCGAGACGCTGCAGTTGTACGGCTTCGACGTGAGGGTGCAGGAGGCCGATGCGGCGTGGCGTGAAGGCGGTGTCACCACGCGGCTCTCCAACATCATCGCCATCAAGCCCGGCACGCACCAGGACGCGATCGGTCTCGTGTCGCACATCGACTCCGTGGCATGGGGACCCGGCGCCGGCGACGATGCGATCGGGACGGCGGTGCTGCTGGAGAGCGCGCGCGTGCTCGGCGCGCGACAGGAGCCGCGCTATTCGCTGATGCTGCTCGTGACCGACGGCGAAGAACATGGCCTGATGGGTGCGCGGGCACTGCTGGACGACCCTGAGGTACGGGCTCGCCTGCGGACGTTCATCAACCTCGAAGCCATCGGCACGTCGAGCCCGTTCATCCTCTTCGAGACGGGCCCCGGCACGAGTCCCGCGCTGCGGGCATGGGCGTCAGCCACGCGACCGCGCGGCGGCTCGTACATGCAGTCGATCTACGACGCGCTCCCGAACGACACGGACTTCTCGGTGCTGAAGGAGCTGCCCGGCGTGTCTGGCGTCAACTTCGCGGCAGCGGGAGACGGGTACACGTACCACACCGATCGCGATCGCGCCGATCGCGTCACCACCGGCGTGTTGCGAGAGGCCGGCCGCAACGTCTTCGACATCGTCTCCGGGCTCGACGCGATGACGACGCTGGCTCCGGAGCCGGCGAGTCCGATGTACTTCTCACTGCTGGATCGCACGGCATTCCTGACGTCTCTGCGCACGGGCGTGGCCATCGGATGGCTGGCCGTGGTGCTCGGCGCGCTGGCGTGGGTGGGCATGCTGCGACGGGTGGTGCGGAACGGTGGTGTGCGTCATGCCTTCGTGACGATCGCGTGGGCGACACTTGCCGCGGCGGCCGTGTTCGGCGCGCTGGTGGCGGCCGTGTGGTTGCTGAGGGCGGGACGCGCGGAACTGCATCCGTGGTTCGCGCATCCCTGGCGCCTCTTCGCGTTCATGACGGTGATGGTCGTGACCGTCACGTGGCTCGTGCGACGGCTCGCGACGGCGCTGCCGCCAGCATTGCGACCGGACGGCACGCCATTCGGTGTCTGGTACGCCGCGTTGCCCGTGTGGATCCTCATGCTCGTCGCGGCGCTGCTGCACGCACCAGCGGCGTCGTACCTCGTGTCGATGCCGCTCCTCGCCGCGGCACTGCTCGCGGGCCCGGCTGTGGGGGTTGCCGGCACCGGTGATGCGCTGCGTACGTGGCCGGCGCGCGTCGCGAGTGCGCTCGTCGCGATGCTCGTCTGGATCCTGTGGGCGCCCGACCTCGTCGTGCTGCTGCCATTCGTCGTCACGCTGCTCGGCAGACTGCCTGTCGTGACGCCAACGTGGGTCTACCCCGTCGCGTTCTTCGTCGCGGGCATCGTGTTGTGGCCGCCGATGCTGGCCGTCCTCGTGGGACGCGTGCAATGGCGGCTGGCGCACAGCGTGGCGGGCAGCGTGCTGATGGTGGCCCTCGTGGTGTCTGGCCTGCTCGCGTGGATGGCGCCGGCGTTCACGGCGGAACGGCCGCAGCAGCGATCGGCGATGTTCATCGACGATCGCGTGCGCCAGACGGCGCAGTGGGCGCTGTACGGCAACGAACCCGGTGTCGACATAGGCCCGGGCGGGCCAGCCGACGTCGCGTGGGAGGGTGTCGACGGTCTGGCGATCGCCGGGGCGCTGGTCGCACCGAAGGCGCACCTGTTCCGCGCGCGCGTCCCGAATCCCTCGTCGCCAGCGCCAGTGACGGTCACCGCGACAGTGGCGCGCGGACAGGGTGATGCGGACGTCGAGGTCACGGTGGTTCCCGTCGATCCGGACTGGAGCAGCATGGCGATCGTGTTGCCGGAGTCGCTGGTGCCCACGCGATCGTCGCTCGCGGGACGCACGCGCGCGGATCGCTGGCAGGCGTGGATGACGGCCGTGCCGGCCGACGGCATGACGTGGCGCGCCACGATCCCGTCCGGTCAGGCCGACAGACTCTCGGCGATGGAAGTCTGGGTGTCACGGTTCACGCTGCCAGACGCGGTACCGGGCGGTCAGGTCCCCGCGTGGCTGCAGGCACCGCACACGGCGTGGATGACGCAGCACCTCGTGATGCTGCCCGTGATCGCCAACCAAGTGCAGCAGGTGGCCATGCCACTCGCACCACTCGTCCTGCCCGTTCCTTCATCGACGCCCGCCAACGCCGCGCCGCTGCAGCCGGCCGCGACACCAGGGACCGGAGGTCCGCGGTGA